A window of Acropora muricata isolate sample 2 chromosome 3, ASM3666990v1, whole genome shotgun sequence contains these coding sequences:
- the LOC136912147 gene encoding kelch-like protein 2, which produces MERAGDVLRDASLWIRSLPQHSKEKWEIFKKRDHSKPDAIWSKTKEPEIVIETESMEKKKGNLEKIEEFDFTKACEKLREKFDSVLAIPTEIKGKFQAKFFSDTTSKVDSLEREENSSPEIDLDSEYEIVELREHIVLVGGAAETDQGSEPASKVDVYDTVLKEWREIAPLPVKTTACYATSITGVPGLVVIGGFGGWRALNTVQMYDWVTKEWHVLKHTRKRRWGCYVTGTEHGIVVAGGCDQGSVLDSVELFNMKKKEWFTLPPMLEQRCNFGGAIIDRKLLVAGGGSAFYFNSAKNTAEMFDGVEGKWTKLPLMRHKRYGCAAVAWKNKVIVVGGCDRSGVDILEVEMFDLERHVWLDFPPLPVGFSLCRAHIVQNMLLVFGADGGESASHAYAFDFELNCWQKDVELPRGRNAFAVAVIGV; this is translated from the exons ATGGAAAGAGCAGGCGATGTGTTGCGTGATGCATCGCTCTGGATTCGTTCACTGCCTCAACATTCTAAAGAAAAGTGGGAAATTTTCAAGAAACGAGATCATAGTAAACCCGATGCTATCTGGTCCAAAACTAAAGAACCAGAGATCGTGATCGAAACCGAATcgatggagaaaaagaaaggaaacctCGAAAAGATCGAAGAGTTTGATTTTACGAAGGCTTGTGAGAAGCTTCGCGAGAAATTCGACTCGGTGCTCGCCATTCCGACTGAAatcaaaggaaaatttcaagcgaAATTTTTCAGTGACACAACTTCTAAAGTTGATTCTCTGGAGAGAGAAGAAAATTCCAGTCCCGAAATTGACCTTGACAGTGAATATGAAATCGTGGAGTTGCGTGAGCATATTGTGCTTGTTGGCGGAGCAGCTGAGACGGATCAAGGAAGCGAACCAGCTAGCAAGGTAGATGTCTACGATACCGTGTTGAAAGAATGGCGGGAAATTGCACCTTTGCCAGTGAAAACGACGGCTTGTTATGCCACGTCCATAACAG GTGTTCCCGGCTTGGTTGTAATTGGAGGATTTGGTGGATGGAGAGCTTTGAACACAGTGCAAATGTACGACTGGGTCACTAAGGAATGGCATGTACTCAAGCACACGAGGAAGCGAAGATGGGGATGTTACGTGACTGGAACAGAACATGGCATAGTAGTGGCTGGTGGATGTGATCAAGGCAGTGTCCTCGACAGTGTAGAGCTCTTCAATATGAAGAAAAAAGAGTGGTTTACGCTGCCACCAATGCTGGAACAACGATGTAACTTCGGTGGTGCCATCATCGACCGAAAACTACTCGTAGCAGGAGGAGGGTCCGCGTTCTATTTCAATAGTGCCAAAAACACGGCAGAGATGTTCGATGGCGTTGAAGGAAAATGGACGAAGCTTCCACTGATGCGGCACAAACGGTACGGATGCGCTGCCGTAGCGTGGAAGAATAAGGTAATTGTGGTTGGAGGCTGCGATAGGAGCGGGGTCGACATCTTGGAAGTTGAAATGTTTGATCTCGAGCGTCATGTTTGGCTAGATTTCCCACCGCTTCCTGTGGGATTCTCTTTGTGTCGCGCGCATATTGTGCAGAATATGCTGCTTGTGTTTGGTGCCGATGGCGGAGAGAGCGCCAGTCATGCGTACGCATTTGACTTTGAACTGAACTGCTGGCAAAAGGACGTCGAACTGCCGCGAGGGCGAAATGCTTTCGCCGTTGCAGTTATTGGAGTTTAG
- the LOC136912427 gene encoding uncharacterized protein, producing the protein MEHDVDLTNDVNYLYRGAKNIVAQRLLANTEEPVSPDSQKKVITACAKLDLRANHCDNDIDDCTTAIIKCHEQAICINYDGSYICECNSSNVGYRKTSCQLGFPGILVLRKQQVNTPSLQNQLHQSTWRATIPQAISRPVSNLACILDYTRPHVNAYLDAKLVMLLAARGVQVEYLKALQTDYYRLLKDMCNDSASKEYFLRLTGRAIEAVGRMKISRTSDEKKESEFKGEEKVFVVRTPCYHPGDIHVFKLCREKPLYKHLIDCLVPPHGHAIENARADLNRNQFIVCWDSKLIPKLKVNPCSYLPTTRERMNDTWDKCLSYFRRSPQKTAKELREELIDHFASFKDDLPSRIDQVYLKLARRDSGLALTECEQFSRMHYQATNYSVDKEYFQKRCSGGTNLKEIEDQEDEGNGKSRMNW; encoded by the exons ATGGAACACGATGTCGACTTGACGAACGACGTAAATTACCTCTACCGAGGGGCAAAG AACATTGTGGCTCAGAGACTCCTTGCCAACACGGAGGAACCTGTCAGTCCGGATTCTCAGAAAAAGGTTATCACTGCCTGTGCAAAACTGGATTTACGGGCGAACCACTGTGATAACG ATATTGACGACTGTACAACAGCGATTATTAAATGCCATGAACAAGCCATTTGTATAAATTACGACGGCTCTTACATCTGCGAGTGCAATAGTAGTAACGTTGGATACAGAAAGACAAGCTGTCAACTGGG GTTTCCAGGTATTTTAGTCTTGAGAAAGCAGCAAGTCAATACTCCTTCTCTGCAAAACCAGCTTCACCAGAGTACCTGGCGTGCTACCATCCCACAAGCAATATCACGCCCAGTTTCCAATTTGGCATGCATTCTAGATTATACCCGACCTCACGTGAACGCGTATCTCGACGCCAAACTTGTCATGCTTCTAGCAGCGAGGGGAGTCCAAGTTGAATACCTCAAAGCTCTTCAAACAGATTACTACAGACTGTTGAAAGATATGTGCAACGACAGCGCTTCAAAAGAATACTTCTTGCGCTTAACTGGCCGAGCTATCGAGGCAGTCGGACGTATGAAGATATCGAGAACCTCCGACGAGAAGAA AGAGAGCGAATTCAAGGGTGAAGAGAAGGTTTTTGTTGTGCGCACTCCTTGCTACCACCCTGGAGACATACATGTTTTCAAGCTTTGCCGTGAAAAGCCATTGTACAAACACCTTATTGATTGTTTAGTGCCTCCTCATGGTCATGCAATTGAAAATGCCAGAGCCGATTTGAATAGAAACCAGTTCATTGTCTGCTGGGATTCAAAGCTCATCCCGAAACTAAAGGTCAATCCCTGTTCATACTTACCGACTACACGTGAAAGAATGAATGATACTTGGGATAAATGCCTCTCGTACTTTCGAAGAAGTCCACAAAAAACAGCGAAAGAGCTACGGGAGGAACTGATCGACCACTTTGCCAGTTTCAAAGATGATTTGCCGAGTCGGATTGACCAGGTCTACCTGAAGCTGGCCAGAAGAGATTCAGGACTTGCGTTGACAGAGTGTGAACAGTTCAGCAGGATGCATTACCAAGCTACCAACTATAGCGTTGACAAAGAATACTTCCAGAAACGGTGCTCGGGGGGAACgaatttgaaagaaattgaAGACCAAGAGGACGAGGGAAATGGGAAGTCTCGGATGAACTGGTGA
- the LOC136912428 gene encoding uncharacterized protein: MGIPFFVSFPDEGTTPAEPRDDESEKPVYVKHVVIKDTEKSIASFTRIDNSLLLQRLLSSTGNSTVFQQLMVVQFLSNDKNFITEVLNKGIECNGSQYHYLGQSSSQLRNKTCFMIDATRNDFYQVLKEFGNFYEIFPLARRTQTIGRIFTPFSYNLNLKDDDFDVIDDITSALGAYVFTDGCGFMSPELSYEVQKLYNLSYSPSVIEIRFKNFSGVLVRFNEMPNMRKKALFRKSMADFRFSVEEVSEGKVLGVVNFAQPYSLGYLDIMTVMLLTEKGVPKEYFAKIQADYHHLIHNLEDRTFASYFLRTTGNEDLLKALKTEGLTQRILKELHDLKIKETKNMKAGKYADDNEAKEGKYQRECRKRNEEAGEENDKQAQTNSSEDSCSKSILEDPYIDQDFRIFTPDARVVYGVCDPYGQLNYGECVFQPTLHRPESDTFALAENVLVIRRPSFDVQDVIVLKLAHGKEAYKDLHDCIVFPSKGIRPHAFECAGGRVGGDKYFVSWDPGLIPQFVSSPYVGFAETTTSKLVDKTKELLMNLKCFKEKKPASEGEQRKHLQKAHVEIIEHFANFQDQETFANAQVICFLTTPLCSVPHVRNAKFSRKCSSKNSTAV, translated from the coding sequence ATGGGAATCCCCTTCTTTGTCTCCTTTCCAGATGAAGGAACAACCCCTGCAGAGCCTCGAGATGACGAAAGTGAAAAGCCAGTTTACGTGAAGCATGTAGTTATTAAAGACACTGAAAAGAGTATTGCTTCATTTACGCGTATTGACAATTCCTTGCTTTTACAACGTCTCTTGAGTTCGACAGGCAACTCGACAGTGTTTCAACAACTGATGGTCGTTCAATTTCTCTCCAACGACAAAAACTTCATCACCGAGGTCTTGAATAAGGGGATCGAATGCAACGGATCACAATATCATTATTTAGGACAGTCCTCTTCGCAGTTACgaaataaaacatgttttatgaTTGACGCTACCAGAAATGACTTCTACCAAGTGTTGAAAGAGTTCGGAAATTTCTATGAGATCTTTCCGTTAGCCAGACGAACCCAAACAATTGGTCGTATCTTTACACCTTTTTCCTACAACTTGAATCTCAAAGATGACGACTTTGACGTCATCGATGACATCACAAGCGCTCTGGGTGCATATGTTTTTACCGATGGGTGCGGCTTCATGTCCCCAGAGCTTTCCTACGAAGTTCAAAAGTTGTACAATCTATCGTATTCACCTAGCGTTATCGAAATTAGATTCAAGAATTTCAGTGGTGTTCTTGTGCGTTTTAACGAGATGCCAAACATGAGGAAAAAAGCGCTTTTTCGAAAATCTATGGCTGATTTTCGCTTTTCTGTTGAAGAAGTGAGCGAGGGTAAGGTCCTTGGAGTCGTAAATTTCGCGCAGCCATATTCCCTTGGTTATCTAGACATTATGACAGTGATGTTGCTTACCGAAAAAGGTGTCCCGAAGGAATATTTCGCGAAAATTCAGGCAGATTATCATCACCTAATCCACAATCTAGAGGACAGAACGTTCGCGAGTTACTTCTTACGAACAACTGGGAATGAAGATTTATTGAAGGCGTTGAAAACAGAAGGATTGACCCAAAGAATATTGAAGGAGTTACATGAtctaaaaattaaagaaacgaaAAACATGAAAGCGGGAAAATATGCCGATGACAACGAGGCAAAGGAAGGAAAATATCAAAGAGAATGTAGGAAAAGGAACGAAGAAGCTGGTGAAGAGAACGATAAACAAGCACAGACAAACAGCAGCGAAGATTCCTGCTCAAAAAGTATCCTTGAAGATCCTTACATAGATCAAGACTTTCGAATATTCACACCTGATGCTAGAGTAGTTTACGGAGTCTGCGATCCTTATGGCCAGTTGAACTACGGGGAATGTGTTTTTCAGCCTACGCTTCACAGACCTGAATCGGATACTTTCGCTTTAGCTGAGAATGTCTTGGTTATTCGTCGGCCTTCTTTTGATGTGCAAGATGTCATTGTCTTAAAATTGGCTCACGGTAAAGAAGCCTATAAAGATTTACATGATTGTATTGTTTTTCCATCAAAAGGAATAAGACCGCATGCTTTTGAATGCGCTGGAGGACGGGTGGGCGGTGACAAGTATTTTGTATCTTGGGATCCAGGTCTGATCCCTCAATTTGTCAGTAGTCCATATGTGGGCTTCGCAGAAACAACAACTTCCAAGCTCGTGGACAAAACGAAGGAGCTTCTTATGAACTTGAAAtgtttcaaggagaagaagccTGCTAGTGAAGGAGAACAAAGGAAACACTTGCAGAAAGCACACGTGGAGATCATCGAACATTTTGCGAATTTTCAAGATCAGGAAACCTTCGCAAACGCGCAAGTAATTTGTTTCTTAACTACGCCTCTTTGTTCGGTTCCACATGTCCGGAATGCGAAGTTCTCAAGAAAATGCTCGAGCAAGAATTCGACTGCAGTTTGA
- the LOC136912141 gene encoding uncharacterized protein, giving the protein MADFRFSVEEVSEGKVLGVVNFAQPYSLGYLDIMTVMLLTEKGVPKEYFAKIQADYHHLIHNLEDRTFASYFLRTTGNEDLLKALKTEGLTQRILKELHDLKIKETKNMKAGKYADDNEAKEGKYQRECRKRNEEAGEENDKQAQTNSSEDSCSKSILEDPYIDQDFRIFTPDARVVYGVCDPYGQLNYGECVFQPTLHRPESDTFALAENVLVIRRPSFDVQDVIVLKLAHGKEAYKDLHDCIVFPSKGIRPHAFECAGGRVGGDKYFVSWDPGLIPQFVSSPYVGFAETTTSKLVDKTKELLMNLKCFKEKKPASEGEQRKHLQKAHVEIIEHFANFQDQENLRKRASNLFLNYASLFGSTCPECEVLKKMLEQEFDCSLRSELISKKLVDLEEKYNKELQRFAKLSHTRPLSSQPLRPLGMWDKLLISLHWRKPAFCPGDDIWNSIKKKNVEFVTFENMV; this is encoded by the coding sequence ATGGCTGATTTTCGCTTTTCTGTTGAAGAAGTGAGCGAGGGTAAGGTCCTTGGAGTCGTAAATTTCGCGCAGCCATATTCCCTTGGTTATCTAGACATTATGACAGTGATGTTGCTTACCGAAAAAGGTGTCCCGAAGGAATATTTCGCGAAAATTCAGGCAGATTATCATCACCTAATCCACAATCTAGAGGACAGAACGTTCGCGAGTTACTTCTTACGAACAACTGGGAATGAAGATTTATTGAAGGCGTTGAAAACAGAAGGATTGACCCAAAGAATATTGAAGGAGTTACATGAtctaaaaattaaagaaacgaaAAACATGAAAGCGGGAAAATATGCCGATGACAACGAGGCAAAGGAAGGAAAATATCAAAGAGAATGTAGGAAAAGGAACGAAGAAGCTGGTGAAGAGAACGATAAACAAGCACAGACAAACAGCAGCGAAGATTCCTGCTCAAAAAGTATCCTTGAAGATCCTTACATAGATCAAGACTTTCGAATATTCACACCTGATGCTAGAGTAGTTTACGGAGTCTGCGATCCTTATGGCCAGTTGAACTACGGGGAATGTGTTTTTCAGCCTACGCTTCACAGACCTGAATCGGATACTTTCGCTTTAGCTGAGAATGTCTTGGTTATTCGTCGGCCTTCTTTTGATGTGCAAGATGTCATTGTCTTAAAATTGGCTCACGGTAAAGAAGCCTATAAAGATTTACATGATTGTATTGTTTTTCCATCAAAAGGAATAAGACCGCATGCTTTTGAATGCGCTGGAGGACGGGTGGGCGGTGACAAGTATTTTGTATCTTGGGATCCAGGTCTGATCCCTCAATTTGTCAGTAGTCCATATGTGGGCTTCGCAGAAACAACAACTTCCAAGCTCGTGGACAAAACGAAGGAGCTTCTTATGAACTTGAAAtgtttcaaggagaagaagccTGCTAGTGAAGGAGAACAAAGGAAACACTTGCAGAAAGCACACGTGGAGATCATCGAACATTTTGCGAATTTTCAAGATCAGGAAAACCTTCGCAAACGCGCAAGTAATTTGTTTCTTAACTACGCCTCTTTGTTCGGTTCCACATGTCCGGAATGCGAAGTTCTCAAGAAAATGCTCGAGCAAGAATTCGACTGCAGTTTGAGAAGCGAACTAATTAGCAAGAAACTCGTGGACTTGGAAGAAAAATATAATAAGGAATTACAGAGATTCGCCAAACTATCCCACACTCGTCCATTGTCCTCGCAGCCATTAAGGCCCCTTGGGATGTGGGATAAACTTTTAATTTCACTTCATTGGAGAAAGCCTGCATTTTGCCCTGGAGATGACATCTGGAACagtataaagaaaaaaaatgttgagtTTGTGACATTCGAAAATATGGTATGA
- the LOC136912138 gene encoding uncharacterized protein, translating to MNVCVSVPKDIVPPNEDFIKHVEFNGEDERKYSFAYKKLEKTLFFKYLESKESFSLHEQLMTVTFNTSMQEEANIKLCKDILKKGIFCDGKIFHFLGHSSSQLREKTCFMMQGSNQEIQSHLKNFGEFVELSDVNIRAKKIGSLFSPFHYCVEVDEDACARFRSDGPHLMSKEFAAKVRAVINVNYPEPSALLIHYQGFRRILLSRKEQVSVNSPQLEFHESTLPVANLQEVSRNYASNLAYILDYSRPQQNAHLDAKLVMLLVARGVQIKDLRALQTDYHRLLENMCNDSASKDYFLRLTGRTIEGSQTRVDIGTLRREEVRNMVERNRSGTEVPRVRILVPKARVVFGVPDPFEDLKIDECCFKPTLPHEDRMEFEAEKKIFVVRIPCYYPGDIRVFKLRRENPRYQHLNDCLVLPINAGADLSGNQFIVCWDAKLIPKQNRDVKPCSYLPTLGETVYDTWNRFRSFWCGGSREKDTKELREELIDHFASFKDDLPSRIDQVYLDLARRDSGLSFSECEELSRMYYQATNHTVDKEYLWNRLEEFESRLPEGGEEEQGEEDGEDYTEEEGRNGSLETPLSYITCQFQVGGKMLGYFERAASAFVQNAKRNHFFD from the coding sequence ATGAATGTTTGCGTCAGTGTTCCTAAAGACATCGTCCCCCCTAACGAAGACTTCATCAAACACGTTGAATTTAATGGCGAAGACGAAAGGAAGTACAGCTTTGCTtacaaaaaactggaaaaaactCTATTTTTCAAATATCTGGAGAGCAAAGAGTCCTTCTCACTTCATGAACAACTCATGACTGTCACGTTTAACACATCGATGCAGGAAGAAGCAAACATCAAGCTTTGTAAGGACATCCTAAAAAAAGGGATTTTCTGTGACGGCAAGATCTTTCATTTCCTTGGTCATTCCAGCAGTCAACTGAGGGAAAAAACCTGTTTCATGATGCAGGGCAGTAATCAAGAAATCCAATCCCATTTGAAAAATTTCGGTGAGTTTGTCGAATTGAGCGATGTTAATATTCGTGCCAAGAAGATTGGCTCGTTATTTTCGCCATTCCACTACTGCGTGGAAGTGGACGAAGATGCTTGTGCGAGGTTCCGCTCGGATGGCCCCCACTTAATGTCTAAAGAGTTTGCAGCAAAGGTAAGGGCCGTGATAAATGTCAATTATCCCGAACCAAGCGCACTGTTAATTCACTATCAAGGTTTCCGACGCATTTTACTCTCCAGGAAGGAGCAAGTCTCTGTAAATTCTCCTCAACTCGAGTTCCACGAGAGTACGTTGCCGGTTGCCAACCTACAGGAGGTGTCACGCAATTACGCGTCCAATTTGGCATACATTCTAGACTATTCCCGACCTCAGCAGAACGCCCACCTCGACGCCAAACTTGTCATGCTTCTAGTAGCAAGGGGAGTCCAAATTAAAGACCTCAGAGCTCTTCAAACAGACTACCACAGACTGTTGGAAAATATGTGCAACGACAGCGCTTCAAAAGATTATTTCTTGCGCCTTACTGGCCGTACCATTGAAGGAAGTCAGACACGTGTAGATATCGGGACCCTCCGACGAGAAGAAGTGAGAAACATGGTTGAACGGAATCGTTCAGGAACTGAAGTTCCACGTGTAAGAATCTTGGTTCCCAAAGCTCGAGTAGTGTTTGGTGTCCCCGACCCTTTTGAGGATTTGAAGATTGACGAGTGTTGCTTTAAACCAACTTTGCCGCACGAAGACAGAATGGAATTCGAGGCTGAAAAGAAGATTTTTGTCGTTCGCATTCCATGCTACTACCCTGGAGACATACGAGTTTTCAAGCTTCGCCGTGAAAACCCGAGGTATCAACACCTTAATGACTGCTTGGTGCTTCCTATTAATGCCGGAGCCGATTTGAGTGGGAACCAGTTTATTGTCTGCTGGGATGCAAAGCTCATCCCAAAACAAAACCGTGACGTTAAGCCCTGTTCCTACTTACCGACTTTAGGTGAAACAGTGTATGATACTTGGAATAGATTCCGTTCGTTTTGGTGCGGAGGAAGTCGCGAAAAAGACACGAAAGAGCTACGAGAGGAACTGATCGACCACTTTGCCAGTTTCAAAGATGATTTGCCGAGTCGGATTGACCAGGTCTACCTGGATCTTGCCAGAAGAGATTCTGGACTTTCGTTCTCAGAATGTGAAGAGCTCAGCAGGATGTATTACCAAGCTACCAACCATACCGTTGACAAAGAATACTTATGGAATAGGCTTGAGGAATTCGAATCGAGACTCCCAGAGGGAGGAGAAGAAGAACAAGGAGAAGAAGACGGAGAAGATTATACGGAAGAGGAAGGGAGAAATGGAAGTCTTGAAACACCGCTTAGTTACATCACTTGTCAATTCCAAGTTGGTGGCAAAATGTTAGGATATTTTGAAAGAGCAGCTTCCGCTTTTGTCCAAAATGCAAAACGAAATCATTTTTTCGATTGA
- the LOC136912148 gene encoding uromodulin-like: MAPFSFSLWWSLFFVIVLRYCLKGECRDLEFPTYYTFDRKRLDKHVIKILSVPGMDICELQCYHEANCVSFNFETTTNNGRFKCELNNSTHMEHDVDLTNDVNYLYRGAKNNCGSETPCQHGGTCQSGFSEKGYHCLCKTGFTGEHCDNDIDECTTGLAKCHEQASCINYDGSYICECNSSNVGYRKTSCQLEGCQNYKSLTDADRKTSFQSNKTSFWSRKSDSGLVTGWYRFEGEAGTKMPTSYPGPYRCNTWYPGWLDGDHPKQINHTTSKRVCFRSLYASCPWWINIKVINCGSYYVYYLKSVWKPWIWRYCSDD, from the exons ATGGctcctttttcttttagtttgtGGTGGTCCTTGTTCTTCGTGATTGTTTTGAGGTATTGTTTAAAAG GTGAATGTCGTGATTTGGAGTTCCCAACTTACTATACATTCGACAGGAAACGTCTGGATAAACACGTGATCAAAATCCTTTCAGTCCCGGGTATGGATATCTGTGAGTTGCAGTGTTACCACGAAGCTAATTGCGTCAGCTTTAATTTTGAAACGACGACTAACAATGGAAGATTCAAGTGTGAATTGAACAACTCAACTCATATGGAACACGATGTCGACTTGACGAACGACGTAAATTACCTCTACCGAGGGGCAAAG AACAATTGTGGCTCAGAGACTCCTTGCCAACACGGAGGAACCTGTCAGTCCGGATTCTCAGAAAAAGGTTATCACTGCCTGTGCAAAACTGGATTTACGGGCGAACACTGTGATAACG ATATTGACGAATGTACAACAGGATTAGCTAAATGCCATGAACAAGCCAGTTGTATAAATTACGACGGCTCTTACATCTGCGAGTGCAATAGTAGTAACGTTGGATACAGAAAGACAAGCTGTCAACTGGAAG GTTGTCAAAACTACAAATCCCTCACTGACGCTGATAGAAAAACATCCTTTCAGTCAAACAAAACATCCTTTTGGTCAAGAAAAAGTGACAGTGGACTGGTTACCGGTTGGTATCGCTTTGAAGGCGAGGCAGGGACAAAGATGCCTACTTCATATCCTGGTCCCTACAGATGCAACACGTGGTACCCGGGGTGGCTGGATGGTGATCACCCAAAACAAATTAACCACACTACTTCAAAGCGAGTCTGCTTTCGCAGCCTATATGCATCTTGTCCTTGGTGGATTAACATCAAAGTGATTAATTGTGGATCATACTATGTTTACTATCTCAAAAGTGTTTGGAAGCCTTGGATCTGGCGCTACTGTAGCGACGATTAA